In a single window of the Pandoraea pulmonicola genome:
- the xerD gene encoding site-specific tyrosine recombinase XerD encodes MTERGADADANALRFDPDGKTFRRSTALIDQFCDTIWLEDGLSRNTLDAYRRDLRLFAEWLAAKRETSLDGVDEAALSAYLAWRRESLASSINRRLSVFKRFYQWALREHIVQHDPCLRIASAKRAQRLPSTLSETQVEALLAAPDLSQPLGLRDRAMLELMYASGLRVSELVALKTIEVGLNEGVLRIFGKGAKERLVPFGEEANGWLTRYLAESRGVLLAGRACDTLFVTQRGDGMTRQAFWYLIKRYALQADIRAPLSPHTLRHAFATHLINHGADLRVVQLLLGHADISTTQIYTHVARERLKSLHAQHHPRG; translated from the coding sequence ATGACCGAGCGCGGGGCCGATGCCGACGCGAATGCGTTGCGCTTCGACCCCGACGGCAAGACGTTCCGACGCAGCACCGCGCTCATCGATCAGTTCTGCGACACGATCTGGCTCGAAGATGGCCTTTCGCGCAACACGCTGGACGCCTACCGTCGCGATCTGCGTCTCTTCGCGGAATGGCTCGCCGCCAAACGAGAGACGTCGCTCGACGGCGTGGACGAGGCGGCACTCTCGGCCTACCTGGCGTGGCGTCGCGAAAGCCTGGCGAGCAGCATCAATCGCCGCCTGTCGGTCTTCAAACGCTTCTATCAGTGGGCGCTGCGCGAGCACATTGTGCAGCACGATCCGTGTTTGCGCATCGCCTCGGCCAAGCGTGCGCAGCGTCTGCCCTCGACGCTTTCCGAGACGCAAGTCGAGGCGCTGCTGGCCGCTCCCGATCTCTCGCAGCCGCTGGGGCTGCGCGATCGCGCCATGCTGGAGCTGATGTACGCAAGCGGGCTGCGGGTGTCCGAGCTGGTCGCGCTCAAGACCATCGAAGTGGGACTGAACGAAGGTGTGCTGCGCATTTTCGGCAAGGGGGCGAAGGAGCGGCTGGTGCCTTTCGGCGAGGAAGCCAACGGCTGGCTGACGCGCTATCTCGCCGAGAGTCGCGGCGTGCTGCTTGCGGGCCGCGCATGCGACACACTGTTCGTCACCCAGCGCGGCGACGGCATGACGCGTCAGGCGTTCTGGTATCTGATCAAGCGCTACGCGCTGCAGGCCGATATTCGCGCGCCGCTCTCGCCGCATACGCTGCGTCACGCGTTCGCCACGCACCTGATCAATCATGGCGCCGATCTGCGCGTGGTGCAGTTGCTGCTCGGCCACGCGGACATTTCCACGACGCAGATCTATACGCACGTGGCGCGCGAGCGCCTCAAGTCGCTGCACGCGCAGCATCATCCGCGCGGCTAG